Part of the Musa acuminata AAA Group cultivar baxijiao chromosome BXJ2-7, Cavendish_Baxijiao_AAA, whole genome shotgun sequence genome is shown below.
CTTTCCCTCACATTGTATGCTTAGTGTATTCTATTTAGGAAACCCATTCTACTTGGTGCAGAAGGGACTGCATCCTGTGTTTCTTGTGCTCCATCTGTGACAAGCTTTTTACTTTTTTTACATTgtttttctctttcctttctcCACAAGATTAACATAGCCTTCTTGTTTTATGCGGCTGTGAATCTGATTCCTTTCTTCTAACTTTTATGCCCTTCCATCTCTGAGGTTTGATCAGTAAAGTCGGTTTTAATTAGGTGTCTCACTGTCAAAGATGACTTACTCTTTAGTCGCAAAGTAGCAAACTTCTTTATCGTCGTGCCAAAGTATGTTCTTTGTTTATACTCCTTAAAAATGTTTAATCATATAATTCCATGTGACTGCCACTGTTAATACTGCATCTTGCTGTGCATTAACCACTGTTGGTAAGTAAAACTATAAATCCTTGTTTAAAGCCCCACAGTGTGGTTACTATTAGCACTAAATGATTCCTGACTGCAAAAGCAAGCATCATACAAGCCACTTGGACCTTTTGTTGCACCTTAATGGAATTTTGGTTTGGGTTGCACTCCAAATTAATTGAATGGCTCATAGTAGATAGTGACCTTGGATCACAGGACCCAAGGAATATTGCTTGGTAGCTAATCTGGATTAAGACAGCATCATCATGTTTTGGATGACTGAAGTGGTTTCTTGGTTTATCAGAGTGTATTATGTTTTACTTTGATGAGTAGTCACAGTGATGTACACTTGATCATCAAATGTCTTACTTCTGATCTAAAACATAATCTTAAATAGTGCTTGTAATAATAGTTATTAATGTTTGTCATAGTTACATAGATGGACcttaaatataattttcttttccatTAATATTATGATATATGTAAACTGCTTACAATGCAGGATCTTCAAAGCATCCATGCACCCACCAAAACACATCATAACAAGAGAGTGAGATTGAGAATTACATTGAAATCATGTTATTTGATGGGGAGTTCTGCATCCTCCAATTGTTTGATGTTTTCTATCAATCTCCACCCAAtgttaaaagaacttgagctgatGAGTTGAAAGATGAAGCATTTTGATACTGACAATTGgttgataaacaaataaataatatattactagATTTGTTTCTTAATCATTTAATTTGTTCTCTTTTTACAGACACATGTACATGCATATAACTAGCCTTATACAAAGAGTGATGATGTAGGAAAGCCAATTCACATGAAGAAACAACAAAACTGTTGAAGTTAATATATATGGCACATAATTTTTTAAAGGAAAATAATAGGGGGTTCCCCCAATAGCATATAAATTTCtctcgtgtatatatatatatatatatatatatatatatgcgtgcgcgtgtgtatatgtatatgtattatatgtatatatatgtatgtacttaTAGGGTTCCCCCAATAACATATAAATTCCTCTCATGTAGAATTATATATATCAATTGAAAAGTAGATATTATTCGTATTGCATTGAATCTAAGATACGATAATAAATGATTAGTCAACGTACCCATCCATTTTTTATATATGTAAAATAACAAATGATGCAGTAGTTGATCTTCTGGCAAAAGTATTATGGATCAGAAAATTGTTTTCTGGACTAAAAGAAAAAAAGCTAAAATGATGGTATAATTTGGAACAAATCAAAAGGCTTACAAATTCTATTCTTTTATAGAGTCGGCATCACAGTTTCCAAAGATGATTTAGTCCAACTAATAAGCAGTGTCCATCAAGGAAACAGTCAACGATGGGCGGCTCAACATTAGTGATCGCAGGATGTGGCACATATGATCACGTTGTGGTCACATCTATTTCATTCATTCTTTTATCTGCTGAATTCAATTCTCTGTAGCAAAAGAATAAAAGGGCTGTTAATAATCGGTGAATTCAGACAAAGTTATAGACACAGAAGAATGAGAGAACCCAACATCTCATCTACGTTTCCTTTGGCTTCAGGATTCAGAGGATGAACCGCAAGGAAGAAAAGAGTCTAATTCCTATTTGCTTATCTCAATGACTCTCGATTTCAGGGTGACACAGACTGCAACCTTTGTCATCTGTACAGAATTAATCGGCCTTGGAACAACAATTACATGACAAAATACTATTGTCTgttgacaaagaagaagaaggagaagcagcagcagcatgaaGGTTGGTCATGGTGGCCGCCAGGCTCACTGGCTTCTTGGCTTCGACGGCCTTGCCGATCCGCGCTTGCCGAAGAATCCACAGCAAAGGCAACGAGGGACCTTAGGAGATGGCGGGTCGACGTTCGGAGGGAGGACACCTGCACGGAAGGCGTGCCTGCCGTCGCCGGTGCTGCGGTTGCGTCCCATCGTTCGGCGGGTCGACCCCACGCTCTTCGAGTGCTTCAGTTCCCTGATTTCTTcggctccttcctcctcctccttttccttctTCTCGGAGAACAACCTCTCATCCCACACCAGCCCTGATGAACCTGACCTCCTGAACGTCGTCGCAGATCTTTGTAGCTCTGCCATCctctccccccccctctctctctctctctctctctctctctctcaatcgctCTCTCGGTAGTTCCGCTAATAAATAGGAGGAGGCCGGAGAAGGAAACGGCGGATGATGAAGGAGAAGACGAAGAGATCCACGGAAACGGTGCAATCTGATGCTGTCATGGAGGATTCAC
Proteins encoded:
- the LOC135618039 gene encoding uncharacterized protein At1g15400-like codes for the protein MAELQRSATTFRRSGSSGLVWDERLFSEKKEKEEEEGAEEIRELKHSKSVGSTRRTMGRNRSTGDGRHAFRAGVLPPNVDPPSPKVPRCLCCGFFGKRGSARPSKPRSQ